One stretch of Thermococcus sp. 21S9 DNA includes these proteins:
- the gltA gene encoding NADPH-dependent glutamate synthase, with the protein MPKLIKERVPTPERPIEERVKDFGEVNLGYTFELAVKEAERCLQCPENYAPCIKGCPVHINIPAFIAKIKEGDIKGALRIIWNDNTLPAITGRVCPQEDQCEGACVVGKVGQAVNIGKLERFVADYARKHGIEEELLCEFEEKCTGELGKVAVVGAGPAGLTCAGELAKMGYKVTVFEALHKPGGVLIYGIPEFRLPKEILDHELAKLKRLGVKIKTDHVVGKTVTLEELLQEYDAVFIGTGAGTPKLLNIPGILLDRIYSANEFLTRINLMKAYEFPEYDTPIAVGKRVIVIGAGNTAMDAARSALRLGCDVTIAYRRGEEDVTARIEEVEHAKEEGVKFLYFVQPVEFIGDEKGKVKAVKFEKMEPLEERDSRGKRKIRPTGEYVTVEADTVIIAIGLEPNKIISEEAGIKTNRNGTLVVDENLMTSVPGVFAGGDAIRGEATVILAMGDGKKAAKAIDEYIRAKKASA; encoded by the coding sequence ATGCCGAAGCTCATCAAGGAGAGGGTTCCAACCCCTGAGAGGCCCATTGAGGAGAGGGTTAAGGACTTCGGTGAGGTTAACCTCGGTTACACCTTCGAGCTTGCCGTTAAGGAAGCCGAGCGCTGTCTTCAGTGTCCCGAGAACTACGCGCCCTGTATAAAGGGCTGTCCGGTCCACATCAACATTCCTGCCTTCATAGCCAAGATTAAGGAGGGCGACATCAAGGGTGCCCTGAGGATAATCTGGAACGACAACACGCTCCCGGCCATAACAGGCCGTGTCTGCCCGCAGGAGGACCAGTGTGAGGGTGCATGTGTCGTCGGAAAAGTGGGCCAGGCGGTAAACATCGGAAAGCTTGAGCGCTTCGTTGCCGACTACGCGAGGAAGCACGGCATAGAGGAGGAGCTCCTCTGCGAGTTCGAGGAGAAGTGCACCGGGGAGCTTGGAAAGGTGGCCGTCGTGGGAGCTGGTCCAGCGGGTCTGACCTGCGCCGGCGAGCTCGCGAAGATGGGCTACAAGGTGACCGTCTTCGAGGCCCTCCACAAGCCCGGTGGAGTCCTCATCTACGGAATCCCAGAGTTCAGGCTTCCGAAGGAGATACTCGACCACGAGCTGGCCAAGCTCAAGCGCCTTGGAGTCAAGATAAAGACGGACCACGTCGTTGGAAAGACGGTCACCCTTGAAGAGCTTCTCCAGGAGTACGACGCCGTCTTCATAGGAACCGGCGCAGGAACGCCGAAGCTCCTCAACATCCCTGGAATCCTGCTCGACAGGATTTACTCGGCCAACGAGTTCCTCACGAGGATTAACCTGATGAAGGCCTATGAGTTCCCCGAGTACGACACGCCGATAGCCGTCGGGAAGAGGGTAATCGTCATCGGCGCCGGAAACACTGCAATGGACGCAGCGCGCTCCGCACTGAGGCTTGGTTGCGACGTGACGATAGCCTACAGGCGTGGCGAGGAGGACGTGACGGCGAGGATTGAGGAAGTCGAGCACGCGAAGGAGGAGGGCGTGAAGTTCCTCTACTTCGTCCAGCCGGTTGAGTTCATCGGCGACGAGAAGGGCAAGGTCAAAGCTGTAAAGTTCGAGAAGATGGAGCCGTTGGAGGAGAGGGACTCAAGGGGGAAGAGGAAGATACGGCCGACCGGCGAGTACGTCACCGTCGAGGCCGACACCGTCATAATAGCAATCGGCCTTGAGCCCAACAAGATTATCAGCGAGGAAGCCGGGATAAAGACCAACCGCAACGGGACGCTCGTCGTCGATGAAAACCTCATGACGAGCGTTCCCGGAGTCTTCGCCGGTGGAGACGCGATAAGGGGAGAGGCAACGGTTATTCTCGCGATGGGCGACGGAAAGAAAGCCGCGAAGGCGATAGACGAGTATATCAGGGCAAAGAAGGCCAGCGCATGA
- a CDS encoding DUF4910 domain-containing protein, which yields MKLSDVRLSPERVLKDISEIAEFHRIQGSRELVESVEMIKEKLDELGVENKLLRSAYDGETWHGTLASPIAWNPVRGELSYGERKLTTEESPLLIMAHSPEGEAKAELLPVFRDEDWGKAEGKIVLAGRDWRDAYKRANEAGAKAFIAYREGTGEFYPYIGLFLTRDDLEWAKIPALAVPESVAKDMISKSLKGGVEVGVSVQVETPEREDLPMLYATVGEAPYIVFSAHICHPKPGANDNASGSAMLIELARKLSEAYRDSFRFGFAFLWIPEYHGTQAFFERVKPEEFYANVNLDMVAGSPDRSGSTLMLVRTPFSRFSVVSGLLEHFIGLTNRKGKSFSGSELPAMAFKAYPYEMGSDHDIFNFFNIPGTMPITWPDRVYHSSGDTVEKVSLETIAIIGNAVLATALTLAGEDKEKLRRFARGYAMKVLGEVSMNTETEESEKLVMRGLARDSRFLDFELGYEFESEPWLEWKLRGILNERLIRRNGGNAEEFKRLTEDRKVYAQLHELLMLSELLPRGGAFKALEEEYGKVDKEKLERLVGVLEEAKIVTLS from the coding sequence ATGAAGTTGTCCGACGTCCGGCTCAGCCCGGAGCGCGTTCTGAAGGATATTTCCGAGATAGCGGAGTTCCACAGGATTCAGGGCTCGCGGGAGCTCGTTGAGAGCGTCGAGATGATTAAGGAGAAGCTCGATGAGCTTGGCGTTGAGAACAAACTCCTTCGCTCGGCCTACGACGGAGAAACCTGGCACGGGACGCTGGCCTCGCCGATAGCTTGGAATCCAGTTCGCGGGGAGCTGTCCTACGGCGAGAGGAAGCTAACGACTGAAGAAAGCCCGCTCCTTATAATGGCCCACTCACCAGAGGGAGAGGCCAAGGCCGAGCTCCTGCCGGTTTTCCGCGACGAGGACTGGGGGAAGGCCGAGGGAAAAATCGTTCTGGCCGGCAGGGACTGGAGAGACGCCTATAAACGGGCCAACGAGGCCGGCGCCAAGGCCTTCATAGCCTACCGCGAGGGAACCGGTGAGTTCTACCCTTACATCGGCCTGTTCCTGACGAGGGACGACCTTGAGTGGGCGAAGATTCCCGCACTGGCGGTCCCTGAGAGCGTGGCAAAGGATATGATTTCAAAATCCCTTAAAGGTGGCGTTGAGGTAGGCGTTTCCGTCCAGGTGGAAACTCCGGAGAGGGAAGACCTCCCGATGCTCTACGCGACGGTGGGAGAGGCCCCTTACATCGTCTTCTCGGCCCACATCTGCCATCCCAAACCCGGGGCCAACGATAACGCGAGCGGGAGCGCTATGCTCATAGAACTCGCGAGGAAGTTGAGCGAGGCCTACAGGGATTCATTCCGCTTCGGCTTCGCGTTCCTCTGGATTCCCGAGTACCACGGGACGCAGGCCTTCTTCGAAAGGGTGAAACCTGAGGAGTTCTACGCCAACGTGAACCTCGACATGGTCGCCGGCAGTCCTGACAGGAGTGGCTCAACGCTGATGCTCGTTAGAACGCCGTTCTCACGCTTCTCCGTCGTTTCCGGCCTGCTTGAGCACTTCATCGGGCTGACCAATAGGAAGGGGAAGAGCTTCTCAGGAAGCGAGCTCCCGGCGATGGCTTTCAAGGCCTACCCCTACGAGATGGGGAGCGACCACGACATCTTCAACTTCTTCAATATTCCGGGAACGATGCCGATAACTTGGCCCGACAGGGTTTACCACTCAAGCGGGGACACCGTCGAGAAGGTCAGCCTTGAGACGATTGCCATAATCGGAAACGCGGTTCTGGCGACGGCCCTTACTCTTGCGGGAGAGGACAAGGAGAAGCTGAGGCGCTTCGCGAGGGGCTATGCTATGAAGGTCCTCGGGGAGGTTTCTATGAACACCGAGACGGAGGAGAGCGAGAAGCTCGTGATGAGGGGCCTCGCGAGGGATTCAAGGTTCCTCGACTTTGAGCTCGGTTATGAGTTTGAGAGCGAGCCCTGGCTCGAGTGGAAACTCAGGGGAATACTCAACGAGAGGCTGATTAGGCGGAACGGTGGCAACGCCGAGGAGTTCAAGAGGCTCACAGAGGACAGGAAGGTCTACGCCCAGCTCCACGAACTGCTCATGCTCTCGGAGCTGTTGCCGAGGGGTGGGGCATTCAAAGCTCTCGAAGAGGAGTATGGAAAGGTCGACAAAGAAAAGCTCGAAAGGCTCGTCGGCGTTCTCGAGGAAGCGAAAATCGTCACTCTTTCCTGA
- a CDS encoding ATPase domain-containing protein, with protein MYVGELLKGLDRLPTGVPGLDNLIGGGFLPGRVYLITGPPGSGKTTLGMQFLVEGANNDEKGLFISLFETQDVILRDMLRYNFGILEHFQSKRIAFYDLGEILLSTNRELTWDELFKLLIEIIKREKAKRVVIDSFSLFESFVSDPAGKKKALGRFVRLLRSLEVTTLLLAEMLSSEKYTDEYYLADGVIVLHHFMRNYQMVRALQILKMRGVPHDSNLKRLRFTTDGIRVYPEAPL; from the coding sequence ATGTACGTAGGCGAGCTACTCAAGGGACTCGACAGACTGCCAACAGGCGTCCCGGGGCTCGACAACCTAATCGGGGGTGGCTTCCTGCCGGGCAGGGTTTATCTGATTACAGGGCCACCGGGTAGTGGTAAGACCACCCTCGGAATGCAGTTTCTCGTCGAGGGTGCCAACAACGACGAGAAGGGTCTTTTCATATCGCTCTTCGAGACCCAGGACGTTATCCTGCGCGACATGCTCCGCTACAACTTCGGAATCCTCGAACACTTTCAGTCCAAGAGGATAGCCTTCTACGACCTCGGCGAGATTCTCCTCAGCACGAACCGCGAGCTCACCTGGGACGAGCTCTTTAAGCTCCTCATTGAGATTATCAAGCGCGAGAAGGCCAAGCGCGTTGTCATTGACTCCTTCAGCCTCTTTGAGTCCTTCGTCAGTGACCCAGCGGGAAAGAAAAAGGCCCTCGGAAGGTTCGTCAGGCTCCTCCGCTCCCTTGAGGTCACGACCCTTCTCCTCGCCGAGATGCTCAGCTCTGAAAAGTACACCGACGAGTACTACCTTGCCGATGGGGTGATAGTGCTCCACCACTTCATGCGCAACTACCAGATGGTCAGGGCCCTTCAGATACTCAAGATGCGTGGCGTTCCACACGACAGCAACCTGAAGAGGCTTCGCTTCACGACCGACGGAATAAGAGTCTATCCGGAGGCCCCGCTATGA
- a CDS encoding TrkH family potassium uptake protein, whose translation MRIKATFALLGEIIALLGLTLLAPAIVALHDGTPVKPFIIPLALSLALGLAMRSLDRNPEIGVKEAFLLVSLAWLAVAGIGALPYIISGKSSLANPVNALFESMSGFTTTGATVLDNFNEPSRAILFWRQLTQWLGGMGIVVLAIAILPRLSVGGAELMSLEAPGPQLQKLTPHIRQTARIFWGIYIGLTALETGILVLLHYLGLAPKMTPYMALVHSFTTMSTGGFSPLALSIEAFSPAVQWVIIVFMILAGANFALFWYLLHRDFRITRNEEFRWYIAVLLALSLLLTPMLISQYGFSPLTAFRQALFQVASIVTTTGYATMNFALWSLPAQFVLFFAMFIGGSSGSTAGSIKVVRWVVGIKAVWRELFQSFHGKSVKPVKLGGKPVDERSVRGVLAFIVLYFIVFLVSSVGVVLNGTTTGKPIPLTDAMSAVAATLGNIGPGIGAVGPMANYLIFPTGTKILMFFLMWLGRLEIVTALVLFTRAYWRW comes from the coding sequence ATGAGGATTAAAGCAACGTTCGCCCTGCTCGGCGAGATAATAGCGCTCCTCGGACTGACGTTGCTCGCGCCAGCGATTGTTGCGCTCCACGACGGAACCCCGGTGAAACCCTTCATTATACCTCTTGCGCTAAGCCTCGCTCTCGGTCTCGCCATGAGGTCCCTTGACAGGAACCCGGAGATAGGCGTAAAGGAGGCCTTCCTCCTCGTCTCGCTTGCTTGGCTTGCCGTCGCCGGAATCGGGGCGCTTCCCTACATCATATCCGGCAAGAGTTCGCTCGCAAACCCAGTAAACGCACTCTTCGAGAGCATGAGCGGTTTCACGACGACAGGGGCAACGGTTCTGGACAACTTCAACGAGCCCTCTCGGGCAATACTCTTCTGGCGCCAGCTGACCCAGTGGCTCGGCGGAATGGGAATAGTTGTTCTCGCCATAGCGATACTGCCGAGGCTCAGCGTCGGCGGTGCCGAGCTCATGAGCCTTGAAGCACCGGGGCCCCAGCTCCAGAAACTGACACCCCACATAAGACAGACCGCGAGGATTTTCTGGGGAATCTACATCGGCCTCACCGCCCTCGAAACGGGAATCTTGGTTCTCCTCCACTACCTTGGGCTGGCACCGAAGATGACCCCTTACATGGCGCTGGTCCACTCATTCACGACGATGAGCACAGGTGGCTTTTCCCCGCTGGCGCTCTCGATTGAGGCCTTCTCCCCAGCGGTGCAGTGGGTGATAATAGTCTTCATGATACTCGCTGGAGCGAACTTCGCCCTCTTCTGGTACCTCCTCCACAGGGATTTCAGGATAACCCGGAACGAGGAGTTCCGGTGGTACATCGCGGTGCTCCTCGCGCTGAGCCTTTTGCTAACCCCAATGCTCATAAGCCAGTACGGTTTCTCCCCGTTAACGGCATTCAGACAGGCGCTCTTTCAGGTGGCCTCGATAGTCACAACGACCGGCTACGCGACGATGAACTTCGCCCTCTGGTCGCTTCCAGCTCAGTTCGTCCTGTTCTTCGCAATGTTCATCGGCGGTTCGAGCGGTTCAACGGCAGGTTCGATAAAGGTCGTCCGCTGGGTGGTCGGGATAAAGGCCGTCTGGAGGGAGCTGTTCCAGTCCTTCCACGGGAAGAGCGTCAAGCCGGTAAAGCTCGGCGGAAAGCCCGTCGATGAGCGCTCCGTTCGGGGTGTTCTGGCCTTCATAGTGCTGTATTTCATCGTCTTCCTCGTTTCGTCAGTTGGGGTTGTTCTCAACGGAACGACAACCGGAAAGCCGATTCCCCTCACCGATGCCATGAGCGCGGTCGCGGCGACGCTCGGCAACATAGGGCCCGGCATAGGGGCCGTTGGGCCGATGGCCAACTACCTGATTTTCCCGACCGGGACGAAAATCCTGATGTTCTTCCTCATGTGGCTGGGAAGGCTTGAGATTGTAACGGCCCTGGTTCTCTTCACCCGCGCCTACTGGAGGTGGTGA
- a CDS encoding 4-phosphopantoate--beta-alanine ligase — protein sequence MVKIPKSHPRYWSLYYREKIIEGMEKGMTAKAGLIAHGRGEAFDYLIGEKTIEPAERAMRVAVAKFLLAEWPVISVNGNVAALVPKETIELAKALNAKLEINLFYRTEERVRAIERELRKYDPEMEILGINPTKRIPGLEHERGKVDENGIWRADVVLVPLEDGDRTEALVRMGKFVVTVDLNPLSRSARMADVTIVDNIVRAYPRMIELAKEMKDLPREELERIVESYDNGKTLSDVLVHIRDRLTELAEEGIWRRKEL from the coding sequence ATGGTGAAGATTCCCAAGAGCCATCCACGCTACTGGAGCCTTTACTACCGCGAGAAAATCATTGAGGGTATGGAGAAGGGAATGACTGCCAAAGCAGGTCTAATCGCCCACGGGCGAGGAGAGGCTTTTGACTACCTCATCGGGGAGAAGACGATAGAGCCTGCGGAAAGGGCGATGAGGGTGGCGGTTGCCAAGTTCCTGCTCGCGGAGTGGCCCGTAATCTCGGTGAACGGCAACGTTGCGGCGCTCGTTCCGAAGGAGACGATTGAGCTGGCGAAGGCCCTCAACGCGAAGCTCGAGATAAACCTCTTCTACAGGACGGAGGAGCGCGTTAGGGCCATAGAGAGGGAGCTCCGGAAGTATGACCCGGAAATGGAGATACTCGGAATAAACCCGACGAAGAGGATTCCAGGCCTTGAGCACGAGCGCGGAAAGGTCGACGAAAACGGCATATGGAGGGCAGACGTCGTTCTCGTCCCGCTCGAGGACGGCGACAGGACGGAGGCGCTCGTGAGGATGGGCAAGTTCGTGGTTACGGTTGACCTGAACCCCCTCTCGAGAAGTGCAAGGATGGCGGACGTGACGATAGTCGATAACATCGTCAGAGCTTATCCGAGGATGATAGAGCTGGCGAAGGAGATGAAGGACCTCCCGAGGGAAGAGCTTGAGAGAATTGTTGAATCCTACGACAACGGGAAAACGCTGAGCGACGTTCTGGTGCACATAAGGGACAGGCTAACCGAGCTCGCCGAAGAAGGAATCTGGAGGAGGAAGGAGCTTTAA
- a CDS encoding glycosyltransferase family 2 protein, whose amino-acid sequence MKVSVIVPTYNERDNLPELFERISKALKGYDYEIIIVDDDSPDETWKLAEELSKKYPVKVIRRTDGKGLSSAVIRGFKEATGDVFVVMDADLQHPPEVIPELLKAIEEGADIAIASRYVPGGGVKNWYWYRKLISKGAIMLGRLALPKIRNVKDPVSGFFALRREVVEGVELNPVGFKILMEILIKGNYRKVVEVPFVFGLRKAGESKLSGKTMLNYLRHLYRLMRWEGELDRLIKFSLVGLSGILVNEGFLWLFVHLGLSKYVANIPATELAILNNFLWNDLWTFKDLKRKPLWKRLVSFHVAALTGAVVQWAIYVPLVWFGLHYLIANLIGIGASFVVRFAVNRHVTWG is encoded by the coding sequence GTGAAAGTCAGCGTCATCGTTCCAACGTACAATGAGCGCGACAACCTTCCAGAGCTCTTTGAGAGAATTTCAAAGGCCCTGAAGGGCTACGACTATGAAATTATCATTGTTGACGATGATTCACCTGACGAAACCTGGAAGCTCGCTGAAGAACTCTCCAAGAAGTACCCGGTTAAGGTAATCAGGAGAACCGACGGGAAAGGCCTCTCATCGGCTGTAATCAGGGGGTTTAAGGAAGCGACCGGCGACGTTTTTGTCGTGATGGACGCGGATTTACAGCACCCTCCTGAAGTAATCCCCGAGCTTTTGAAGGCAATCGAGGAAGGTGCCGATATAGCAATAGCCAGCAGGTACGTCCCAGGGGGCGGTGTTAAGAACTGGTACTGGTACAGAAAGCTCATCTCGAAGGGTGCGATAATGCTCGGTCGCCTCGCCCTTCCAAAAATCCGGAACGTTAAGGACCCGGTGAGCGGTTTCTTCGCCCTCAGAAGAGAGGTCGTCGAGGGCGTTGAGCTCAACCCGGTCGGCTTCAAAATCCTGATGGAGATTCTAATCAAGGGCAACTACCGGAAGGTCGTCGAGGTTCCCTTCGTCTTCGGCCTGAGGAAGGCCGGCGAGAGCAAGCTGAGCGGGAAGACGATGCTCAACTACCTGAGGCACCTCTACCGGCTCATGCGCTGGGAGGGCGAGCTGGACAGGCTGATAAAGTTCTCGCTCGTTGGCCTCTCAGGAATCCTCGTCAACGAGGGCTTCCTCTGGCTCTTCGTTCACCTCGGCCTCAGTAAGTACGTCGCCAACATCCCCGCAACGGAGCTCGCGATACTCAACAACTTCCTGTGGAACGACCTGTGGACCTTCAAAGACCTCAAGAGAAAGCCCCTCTGGAAGAGACTTGTTAGCTTCCACGTCGCGGCCTTGACCGGCGCCGTTGTCCAGTGGGCAATATACGTGCCCCTCGTGTGGTTCGGCCTGCACTACCTCATAGCCAACCTCATAGGCATCGGTGCCTCTTTCGTCGTTCGCTTCGCCGTCAACAGGCACGTTACGTGGGGTTGA
- a CDS encoding helix-turn-helix domain-containing protein, with protein MLEKEKEALAKRIAGEITLSSDPGKTMRKWREIFGISQTELAEYLGVSSSVISDYEGGRRKSPGASTIRKFVEALLEIDERRGGNVIRAFSKTIEGELPTSAILDIREFAVPVKISDVVEAVRGEVVANPHLLDRRIYGYTVVDSIRAILEMSSEEFLKLYGWTTERALVFTKVTTGRSPMIAVRVQGLKPAVIVLHGVKRLDELAVKLAERERVPLVVSKASSESELIANLRKLVEKTEKEL; from the coding sequence ATGCTGGAGAAAGAGAAGGAAGCGCTCGCTAAGAGGATTGCAGGGGAGATAACGCTCTCCTCTGACCCCGGAAAAACAATGCGAAAATGGCGCGAAATCTTTGGAATCAGCCAGACAGAGCTTGCCGAGTACCTTGGCGTCTCTTCCTCAGTCATAAGCGATTACGAGGGCGGAAGGAGAAAGAGTCCCGGCGCCTCAACGATAAGAAAGTTCGTGGAAGCCCTTCTCGAAATCGACGAGAGGCGCGGTGGCAACGTCATAAGAGCATTCAGCAAGACCATCGAAGGGGAGCTCCCCACGAGTGCGATACTCGACATAAGGGAGTTCGCGGTTCCGGTGAAGATTTCGGACGTCGTCGAGGCCGTCCGTGGTGAGGTCGTGGCGAACCCGCACCTCCTCGACAGGCGCATCTACGGTTACACCGTCGTTGACAGCATAAGGGCAATCCTTGAGATGAGCAGTGAGGAGTTCCTCAAGCTCTACGGCTGGACTACCGAGAGGGCCCTCGTTTTCACGAAGGTGACCACCGGGAGAAGCCCCATGATAGCAGTCCGCGTCCAGGGGTTGAAGCCGGCAGTCATAGTCCTTCACGGGGTCAAGAGGCTCGATGAACTGGCCGTCAAGCTGGCCGAGCGCGAAAGGGTTCCCCTCGTGGTTTCCAAGGCCTCAAGCGAGTCGGAGCTCATAGCCAACCTGAGAAAGCTTGTTGAAAAAACGGAGAAGGAACTTTAA
- a CDS encoding sulfide/dihydroorotate dehydrogenase-like FAD/NAD-binding protein yields MGYRITAKEDLSPIDYFVEVEAPHVAKAWKPGQFVVFILHERGERVPMSVYKAEDGKVGMFIRKLGKTSLQLYHEYKPGDELWSFVGPLGKPIKVKNYGRVAFVSDAVCGQAENYATLKAMREAGNYTISVQTFEDRENVYPMRFLAREVADEYYLTTLDGSVGIKGHYLDVVKELIEKDKVDIIFAGGKLGSLAKLAELTRPYGIPTYATVRQIMVDGTGMCGSCRVLYDGEVKFACRDGPVFDAHKIDWEDAIRRNAERFAEQERLAKERYLEYLRAKGVI; encoded by the coding sequence TTGGGGTACAGGATTACCGCGAAGGAGGACCTGAGTCCGATAGATTATTTCGTCGAAGTGGAGGCCCCGCACGTGGCCAAGGCCTGGAAACCGGGCCAGTTCGTGGTGTTCATCCTCCACGAGAGGGGCGAAAGGGTTCCGATGTCCGTCTACAAGGCGGAGGACGGAAAGGTTGGGATGTTCATAAGGAAGCTCGGAAAGACAAGCCTTCAGCTCTACCATGAGTACAAGCCCGGAGACGAACTCTGGAGCTTTGTTGGGCCCCTGGGAAAGCCGATTAAGGTCAAGAACTACGGCAGGGTGGCCTTTGTTTCAGATGCGGTCTGCGGTCAGGCCGAGAACTACGCGACGCTCAAGGCGATGCGCGAGGCCGGTAACTACACGATTTCCGTCCAGACATTCGAGGACAGGGAGAACGTTTACCCGATGCGCTTCCTCGCGAGGGAAGTAGCGGACGAGTACTACCTTACGACCCTCGACGGTTCCGTCGGAATAAAGGGCCACTACCTCGACGTCGTGAAGGAGCTCATCGAGAAGGACAAGGTCGACATTATCTTCGCCGGCGGAAAGCTCGGTTCGCTCGCCAAGCTCGCGGAGCTCACGAGGCCCTACGGAATTCCAACATACGCAACGGTGAGGCAGATTATGGTGGACGGAACCGGCATGTGCGGTTCGTGCAGGGTCCTCTACGACGGGGAAGTAAAGTTCGCCTGCAGGGACGGGCCGGTCTTCGACGCCCACAAGATTGACTGGGAGGACGCGATTAGGAGGAACGCGGAGCGCTTTGCAGAGCAGGAGAGGCTCGCCAAGGAGCGCTACCTCGAGTACCTCCGCGCCAAGGGGGTGATTTGA
- a CDS encoding transcriptional regulator — MGDVYERLEALLRSLGVKKTELKIYRLLLEKKRPMRVTEIVQELGISERSVREHVLSLYRRGMLRRELIQQGWLGYTYTAVSPSELLENLKNYILERINEIEKELRKE, encoded by the coding sequence ATGGGCGACGTCTACGAGAGGCTCGAGGCTCTGCTCCGCTCCCTTGGCGTCAAGAAGACGGAACTAAAGATATACCGTCTGCTCCTGGAGAAGAAGAGGCCTATGAGGGTCACCGAGATAGTCCAGGAACTCGGCATAAGCGAGCGCTCAGTTCGGGAGCATGTCCTCAGCCTTTACCGCAGGGGAATGCTCAGAAGGGAGCTAATCCAGCAGGGCTGGCTCGGCTACACCTACACCGCCGTCTCCCCGAGCGAGCTCCTCGAGAACCTCAAGAATTACATCCTCGAGCGGATAAACGAAATAGAGAAGGAGCTCAGGAAAGAGTGA
- a CDS encoding NAD-binding protein has translation MRVIVVGAGRTGKRVAEHLSKNHDVVVVDQDEEAIAEVSHLDVLTVVGDATLPETLEEADVGKADYLIATTEDDTTNIVVCALGKTLGSPFTVARVRRLDYIRLWGRGREALGVNLMVSAVPLVAKSIANVIEFPQLRQLRNLYDGIYVGDAIEVPEGLWHTEVGGRKIIVATMEELKRAYRPRKPRNVLILGGSEVAVMLAEMLIRKGCDVKIVERNRERAEEVSSLLEDATVIVGNPFSRSLWRDEELDEAEVSVSAFDEDERTLMGAMVSREWGIERTFAVVHDGDLIAMFERAGIVAVSPEVATADRIVFATRGEKALGLVASIPGVRVLAVEVDEKLASRTPDELPGTLGPVLRDGEVILPTASFHLQKGDVITLIVEEEMAGELEL, from the coding sequence ATGAGAGTGATTGTTGTCGGAGCCGGGAGAACCGGCAAAAGGGTCGCGGAGCACCTGTCGAAGAACCACGACGTTGTTGTCGTTGACCAGGACGAAGAAGCGATAGCCGAGGTTTCTCATCTGGACGTTCTAACGGTTGTTGGCGACGCGACGCTTCCCGAGACGCTCGAGGAGGCAGATGTCGGGAAGGCAGACTACCTGATTGCCACGACCGAGGACGACACGACCAACATAGTCGTCTGCGCCCTTGGAAAGACGCTCGGAAGTCCTTTCACGGTCGCGAGGGTGAGAAGGCTCGATTACATAAGGCTCTGGGGGCGCGGAAGGGAAGCGCTCGGAGTCAACCTGATGGTGAGCGCGGTTCCGCTGGTTGCCAAGAGCATCGCGAACGTCATCGAGTTTCCCCAGCTGAGACAGCTGAGAAACCTCTACGATGGAATTTACGTCGGCGACGCCATCGAGGTTCCCGAGGGGCTCTGGCACACCGAAGTCGGGGGCAGGAAAATCATCGTTGCCACCATGGAGGAGCTGAAGCGGGCTTACAGGCCGAGGAAGCCGAGGAACGTCCTAATCCTTGGCGGAAGCGAGGTCGCCGTTATGCTCGCAGAGATGCTAATCCGGAAGGGCTGTGACGTCAAGATAGTTGAGAGGAACAGGGAGAGGGCCGAGGAGGTTTCCTCCCTTCTGGAGGACGCGACGGTAATCGTCGGAAACCCCTTCAGCAGGTCGCTCTGGCGCGATGAAGAGCTTGACGAAGCCGAGGTTTCGGTTTCGGCCTTCGACGAGGACGAGAGGACGCTGATGGGAGCTATGGTGTCGAGGGAGTGGGGAATAGAGAGGACCTTCGCGGTGGTTCACGACGGCGATTTGATAGCGATGTTCGAGAGGGCAGGGATAGTGGCGGTCAGCCCGGAGGTCGCTACGGCCGACAGGATAGTCTTCGCGACGAGGGGCGAAAAGGCGCTCGGCCTCGTGGCATCGATACCCGGCGTGAGGGTTCTCGCGGTTGAGGTTGACGAGAAACTCGCCAGCAGAACGCCGGACGAGCTTCCAGGAACGCTAGGCCCGGTTCTCAGGGACGGGGAGGTAATCCTGCCGACGGCAAGCTTCCACCTCCAGAAGGGGGACGTTATAACGCTCATCGTCGAGGAGGAAATGGCGGGGGAACTGGAGCTATGA